In Oscillatoria acuminata PCC 6304, a single window of DNA contains:
- a CDS encoding DUF4258 domain-containing protein yields MDANRKLTAMIEGDSNIEAIGLLGAVHRRKDLNHLERRQQQRAISNAMITVALTYGKKTFSRGALVYTLNDRSLERSPYAKFIDVLRGLRVVCLIGPPDPKILTAYWHVETKRRASKSRCYN; encoded by the coding sequence ATGGATGCGAACAGAAAGCTCACCGCTATGATTGAAGGGGATTCCAATATCGAAGCGATCGGTTTATTGGGTGCGGTACATCGCCGCAAAGACCTCAATCATTTAGAACGCAGACAACAGCAACGTGCTATCAGTAATGCTATGATTACCGTGGCTTTAACTTACGGCAAAAAGACATTCAGCCGAGGCGCGTTGGTTTATACCCTGAACGATCGCAGCTTGGAAAGATCCCCTTATGCGAAGTTCATTGACGTTCTCCGGGGTCTGCGAGTCGTCTGTCTAATCGGCCCCCCGGATCCGAAAATTCTCACCGCCTACTGGCACGTAGAAACCAAACGTAGAGCAAGTAAATCTCGTTGTTACAATTAA